The window GCAGCGGCCGCCGGAGGCAAGGGCGGAGGCAAGCAGAATATAGTCCTCGCCGATCCGGAGCGCTTCATCGAAACGAAGGTCATGTCTTTCGAGGAAGCGCCGCTCGAACACGGGCTTCATGTAGCCGAAGTTGTGCTGCGAGCGGAAGATCACGTTCGACTCGATGAAGGCGGGGAGTGTGAGAAGCGGCTGCCGAGCGAGTTCGGCCTCCGGGAACATTCTGATGCTCTGCCCGTCGAGCGAGACGACGTCGAGATTGTCGACGACGACCTGCGCTCCGGTCTTCTCGGCGCGTTCAATCATGCGCACCAGCCGATCCGGCCTTACGGTGTCGTCCGAATCGAGAACCGCAATCCACTTGCCGCGCGCCGCCGCCAACCCGGCATTGCGGGCCCCGCCCGGGCCGCGATTCTGCTCGAGAGCAATCAGGCGCACCCTCAGATCGGCCAATGTCGAAAGGATCTCGACCGTGCCGTCCGACGACCGATCGTCGACGACAACCACCTCGACGGTAACGCCTTCCTGACGAAGCGCGCTCTCGACGGCGCGGACGATGGTGTCCGCGGCATTGTAGGCAGCGACGACAAAGGTGACGTCCGGAACGAACCCGCTCATGGCGACGTCACCTCCGTTGCTCCGTATTGTTGAAGTTCCTCGTGACCCAGGAGCCCGCTCACGACGCCGGCATGCATGATTGCGCGGAGCGCAAAACGATGGCGATGTACGGGCGAGGGCAGGCAGAGTACGGCCGCCAACGCGCAGTAGGCCGATTTGGCCGACGCCACGACCAGATTCCACGGCTGCCGCGAACGGGTTGATTTCTCCGCCAGCAGCCGGCCGTGCGTTTGGCCGGAGCGAAAGCGTCGCTTCGAAAGCCACGAGAGAGAGGCCCGGTTTTCCGGCACCGGTTCATGAATCCAGGCCTCAGAGGCGAAAGCGATGGTTCCTCCTGCCTCATGCATCGCGGCGAAGAAGTCCGTATCCTCGCCGCCGCTCTTGCCCAGCGCGAGCCTGAAGCGACGGCCGGTCACCGCCGGAGCTCCGAGCTTCAGCAGAACGTTGCAGGTATAACCGGTGCGAATTTCACCGCCGACCCATACCGGTCGCGTCGAATGGAAATCGCCGCGACGCATCCAGGCGGGCGCCGACGTCTCATAGGCCGCACGGACGGGTCCCAGGACCGCGTCGGCACCGGTCGTTCGCGCCGCTTCCAGGAGGGCTGCCAACCACTCCTTCGAAGCGGTCTCATCGTCGTCGATGAAGGCGAGAAAATCGCCTGCGCTGTTGTCGAGGCACGCGTTGCGCGCGAGCGAGATGTTCGACGCCGGGCAATGGACATAGGTAACGTCGAAGGGTATCTCCGGACGGAGAGCCTCGACATGAGGCCTTGCGCTGGGTTCGATGTCGTTGTCGGCAACGATGATACGGATCACCGCGTTCGCGGGCACTGTGATCTCGGCGAGCGAACGAAGCGTCTCGACGAGCGCGGGCCGCCGAAAGGTGCACACGGCGATATCGATCCGCATCGGTCTCCGGGATGTTTCGTTGGTTGCAGCCGTCATGGGATCACCCGAAACCGTCGCAAGTCGAGAAGCTCGCGCCAGAAGCCGGCCGACCAGGCGAGGTGCATGACCATTGCCGAGATGGCGGCCAGCGGCCCATAGGGATTTCGCTGGCCGAGCGCCATCCACGCGCCATAGCCAAGGCACGCGAGAGCCCAGACGCCGAAGGGAATGACGGCGACCCAGTTGACGACCGCAAGCAGTGCCCCGACCGCCACGGGTGCGACCGCCAGCGGCAGCATCTGCCGCAAGCCGGGCATGGCGCGATGCTTGAGGAAGTTCTTTGCTCGGCCGCGGCCATAACCGAAATATTGCCGGAAGAGCGGACCGACCTTTGCGCGTGGGTAGTAGACCATGTTTGTCTTGTCGGTCATCCAGATGCGGTACCCTGCTTTCGCCAAGCGATAATCCAGTTCGGCATCTTCATTGTGGCTGAAGGTCTCGTCGTAACCTCCGACCGCCTGGAAAGCGGCGATGCGCATGAGCGCGTGGTGCCCGTGCTGGGCCCAGTGACCGGCCGCGCCGGCCCGATGCTTGGAGCCGCCGTTGCCAAGCGTCGAGTTCTGAGCGAAGGCAGTGGCCTTCTGAAAGGCGCTGAAGCCGACCGTCTGCATCGCCACAACCACCGAGTCGGCGTTGGTCGCCACGGCCTCTTCGACGAGACGCTGGCAATAGTCGTCCGGGTAGCTCCCATGCGCGTCGACCCGGATCAGGTAGTCGAAGGAGGACCCAAGTTCCGAAACGGCCCGGTTGATCGCGGCGCTCTGTATGCGTTTCGGGTTGTCGAGGAACAGGACACGTTCGTCCTCGGCAGCAAGGCGGCTCGCGATCTTGCGCGTGCCGTCGATGCTGCCGCCGTCGACGATCGCAATCTTTGCGTTCAGCGGCTCCAGCGACAGGCGCAGCTTTGCGACCAGCGCCTCGATGTGCTCGACCTCATTGAGGCAAGGAATGACGATCAGGCTGGAGCTCAAACGGTTCGTATTCATCGCAATCCACCCTCGTTGTGGCGGGGCTCCGGTATGGCCGGAGTCGGCATGATTTGCGGTGTTTCGACAGCGAGTGCCGCGAGGCGGCGGACCAGCGCCTCGCAGTCCGTGCGGTCGAAAACCCAGGTTCCGGGGTTGCACTGGGCGACGCCGTTAGCCGCTTCGATGTATCGATCTGGAGTCATCGATCCGGTCAGAGTGGCCAGGCTCTCTGCGTTGGCCTCTTCCAGCACCAGTCCGATGCCACGCACCGAGAGGAAACGTGCCGTCTCCGTGCCCTTCATGGCGATCGGCACCCGTCCGTATCGGCATCCCTCATAGAGGCGGTTCGGCAGCAGCCATGCGGAATTCTGGCCCTCCTCGAAGAAATCGATCGCCCATGTGAAGTGGACACCACCATAAATGTCGGCGAGGTCTTCCGGATTGCGGTAGGCACCATCGAAGCGCATGAAGGGCTCGTTGCGGACGAACGCGTCAAAATCTTCGAATTCGGAGTAGGCGGGCCTGCCCCGCAAGACGATTTCGAAGCGGCCCTCCATCTTTCGGGAGAACTCGGCCAGCAGCGCGAGGGACTTGGCGCAGCGCAGGGCCCCGAACCAGCCGATCTTCCATGGAGGACCGGGCACCGGGCATTGCGCGGAATCGGCGATCCGATCCGCAGGGCCATCGATCTCCAGGACCT of the Sinorhizobium chiapasense genome contains:
- a CDS encoding glycosyltransferase family protein yields the protein MLQILYLAQDLADPAVRRRILTLVAGGANVIIAGFRRDANSLAAMHGIEPIELGVTADGRFAQRIGAVAAACLSLKSKLTHVGKPDLIIARNLEMLAIAKRAVTLFGGQVPIVYECLDIHRLLLRKDVVGRALRATEARLGRDARWLITSSPAFIEHYFRPLSGLDAPALLLENKVLEIDGPADRIADSAQCPVPGPPWKIGWFGALRCAKSLALLAEFSRKMEGRFEIVLRGRPAYSEFEDFDAFVRNEPFMRFDGAYRNPEDLADIYGGVHFTWAIDFFEEGQNSAWLLPNRLYEGCRYGRVPIAMKGTETARFLSVRGIGLVLEEANAESLATLTGSMTPDRYIEAANGVAQCNPGTWVFDRTDCEALVRRLAALAVETPQIMPTPAIPEPRHNEGGLR
- a CDS encoding glycosyltransferase family 2 protein; the encoded protein is MNTNRLSSSLIVIPCLNEVEHIEALVAKLRLSLEPLNAKIAIVDGGSIDGTRKIASRLAAEDERVLFLDNPKRIQSAAINRAVSELGSSFDYLIRVDAHGSYPDDYCQRLVEEAVATNADSVVVAMQTVGFSAFQKATAFAQNSTLGNGGSKHRAGAAGHWAQHGHHALMRIAAFQAVGGYDETFSHNEDAELDYRLAKAGYRIWMTDKTNMVYYPRAKVGPLFRQYFGYGRGRAKNFLKHRAMPGLRQMLPLAVAPVAVGALLAVVNWVAVIPFGVWALACLGYGAWMALGQRNPYGPLAAISAMVMHLAWSAGFWRELLDLRRFRVIP
- a CDS encoding glycosyltransferase family 2 protein translates to MSGFVPDVTFVVAAYNAADTIVRAVESALRQEGVTVEVVVVDDRSSDGTVEILSTLADLRVRLIALEQNRGPGGARNAGLAAARGKWIAVLDSDDTVRPDRLVRMIERAEKTGAQVVVDNLDVVSLDGQSIRMFPEAELARQPLLTLPAFIESNVIFRSQHNFGYMKPVFERRFLERHDLRFDEALRIGEDYILLASALASGGRCAIEPSAGYVYHIREGSISRVLKLDHIDAMMSADEAFLRRFPLDILSERMQRKRTRGFHQARSFLVLVEQLKNRSLAGALKTALADPLALRHLHMPIAVRLRRLAARSANTAPMTAAAEQSPLGDSPYTSKGR
- a CDS encoding glycosyltransferase, with product MTAATNETSRRPMRIDIAVCTFRRPALVETLRSLAEITVPANAVIRIIVADNDIEPSARPHVEALRPEIPFDVTYVHCPASNISLARNACLDNSAGDFLAFIDDDETASKEWLAALLEAARTTGADAVLGPVRAAYETSAPAWMRRGDFHSTRPVWVGGEIRTGYTCNVLLKLGAPAVTGRRFRLALGKSGGEDTDFFAAMHEAGGTIAFASEAWIHEPVPENRASLSWLSKRRFRSGQTHGRLLAEKSTRSRQPWNLVVASAKSAYCALAAVLCLPSPVHRHRFALRAIMHAGVVSGLLGHEELQQYGATEVTSP